A single window of Hymenobacter sp. APR13 DNA harbors:
- a CDS encoding response regulator transcription factor, whose product MTPAIIRLAVTDDHILFRKGLRALISGFPGMEVLFEAGDGEELLQRLDQGNLPDVILMDLQMPNLDGLQTVRLLRAQYPRIRVIIISMHDEPELIESLKAEGAHGYLLKNASPEEVRGAILAAYNNNESRPALATL is encoded by the coding sequence ATGACACCTGCTATTATTCGTCTTGCCGTTACCGACGACCACATCCTTTTCCGTAAAGGGCTGCGGGCGCTGATCAGCGGCTTCCCGGGCATGGAAGTGCTCTTTGAAGCCGGCGACGGTGAAGAACTACTCCAGCGGCTCGACCAGGGTAACCTGCCCGATGTCATCCTCATGGACCTGCAGATGCCCAACCTCGACGGCCTGCAGACCGTGCGCCTGCTGCGCGCCCAATACCCGCGCATTCGCGTCATTATCATCTCCATGCACGATGAGCCCGAGCTGATTGAGAGCCTCAAGGCCGAAGGTGCCCACGGCTACCTGCTCAAAAACGCCAGCCCTGAGGAAGTACGCGGCGCCATTCTGGCCGCCTACAACAACAACGAGTCGCGCCCGGCGCTGGCTACGCTGTAG
- a CDS encoding sensor histidine kinase, translating into MNNWLIPVLLATPVLLLLALGIVAFVLRYQRRLLRQQEQLRQAREMGQQQALEAALLAQEEERRRIAADLHDGVGTTLAIVKLHLSTLGQPTYTQEATVLLDQAITEVRRISRNLLPAALQKFGLPFALDALARTVPADGATHLTLEQKGQPRRLDPKYELIVYRVVQELLGNGLRHAHAETIHIVVDFGPDTLSVFYSDNGVGFDPTLVEAAPLPGARTGHGLTNLRSRVAVLQGTLRYESETGAGSRVWISCPIPYLTTNQAPALSPAL; encoded by the coding sequence ATGAACAATTGGCTGATTCCGGTGCTGCTGGCTACTCCGGTGCTGCTGTTGCTGGCGCTGGGTATCGTGGCATTTGTGCTGCGCTACCAGCGCCGGCTGCTGCGGCAGCAGGAGCAGCTGCGGCAGGCCCGCGAAATGGGCCAGCAGCAGGCGCTGGAAGCCGCCCTGCTGGCGCAGGAAGAAGAGCGTCGCCGCATTGCCGCCGACCTGCACGACGGCGTGGGCACCACTCTGGCCATTGTGAAGCTGCACCTGAGCACGCTGGGCCAGCCCACCTACACCCAGGAAGCCACTGTCCTCCTCGACCAGGCCATTACGGAGGTGCGCCGCATTTCGCGCAACCTGCTGCCGGCCGCCCTGCAGAAGTTCGGGCTGCCGTTTGCGCTGGATGCCCTGGCCCGCACCGTGCCCGCCGATGGCGCTACCCACCTCACGCTGGAGCAGAAAGGCCAGCCCCGCCGCCTCGACCCCAAGTACGAGCTGATCGTGTACCGCGTGGTGCAGGAACTGCTCGGCAACGGCCTGCGCCACGCTCACGCCGAAACTATCCACATCGTCGTCGATTTCGGTCCCGACACGCTTTCCGTCTTCTACTCCGACAACGGGGTCGGATTCGACCCCACGCTGGTGGAGGCGGCGCCGCTGCCCGGCGCCCGCACCGGACACGGCCTCACCAACCTGCGCAGCCGCGTGGCGGTGCTGCAAGGCACCCTCCGCTACGAGTCGGAAACAGGGGCTGGCAGCCGTGTTTGGATATCCTGCCCCATTCCGTATCTTACTACCAATCAGGCACCTGCCCTTTCTCCTGCCCTATGA